The genomic stretch TGATCGGTGAGAAAATGCCTGCCATAGGAAAAGTAAAAACGGCGAAAGTCAATGGAAACACCTGTGAGACAGCCCTGGAAACCTTGCAGGAACACAATCGAAATATGGATCAGTTTACCGGTAACTGCAAATCATACCAGGAATTGGAGAGGATATAGGATGCTGTTCAAGGAAGAGGAACTTATCTGTTTTAACAGTGTATTAGATGGAAAGCGAATATTTGGCACAAATTTCAGTGCACCTAAAGAAATATCAAAGGAATACATAGAGAAGACCCTGTCACAGCTGGCAGAGAACAAGTTTTTAGATGAGAATAAGAAACCGACCGAAAGCTTTTGCCTTGCAGTAAAGGTATTGGAAGAATACAAGGAATCACAGCGGTATCTGATAATGAATCAGATGAATATCGCTTTTGCAAAAGATAAAAAAAACATTATATGTCTCGGTAAGACCGATAAGGGTTATGAAATGACGGTCTTAAAAAAGGAATTGTTCTTATATGAATATATGAGGAATATCCCTTTTCTGGCAGAAGAGGATTCCAAGGAGAGAATAGCAGCAAAGACGGAATTTGAAGAATGGTACCAGGATTTAGAGAGTCCGGAATTAAGGAATATCACTTTCCTGCAGGAATTTGAGCAGAATAAATCCGGTGGTACCTATATCCTATACCAGAAAGAGAACCAGGGCTATCTCTATGAGCCTGCTTCCAAGCAGATGAAGCGGGGTGGCTCACTGCAATTCAGACAGCTGCTGCTGAAGTTATTTCAGATAAACAGTAAGGAGGGAGTATATAATGGCTGCTAACATTAAGATTTCCTTTGAGATGATGCAGGAGTTTGACAAGCTTCTGTTGATGATCTCTGAATTGGAGGAGGCTATGCTGCAAATAGTAAATTCCGCAAATCTGCTTGACGAAGAGGTTACAGTAGAGTTTGCATATGAAGGAAAAGCAAAAGATGAAATGCAGAATTTTTATAAAGGCTGTTTCAATCACACCCAAACGCTTATTAATCTTTATGGTAAAGCGTATCAGTTTGCAGTAAATGCTATCATAGACATGATAGAACAGGATATGATACTGGCAAGAGCATTGCAGCGGGGGGATGCGAAATGGTAAGACAGCTGGGAAGAGAAATAATTGACAAATACACCTGGCTGGAGAGAGCGAATATTACCATGGGTTATTCCACGAACCTCCTCTTTGATTTCGCTGATCTGGATGAGCTTTGCAAGGATATCGAAGGCGAACTGGACGCCCAATCCCTGGGGGCAGGCTTCACTTCCCAAGGACAGCGGATCGATGAATTCGTAGAACATAGAAGTGCGTTGTTAAGCTATACCAGCGATATCTTATATGATATAGATGAATATCTGGAAAATCCACTTTATAAAGGGTTTAATAATGCCATGGATATGATGGCAGCCATTGATATGAGAGATGCAAAGACGGATAATACCATTGGGTTACAGGAACATACAAGTATGTATGTGGGTGCTGGAATGTATGATGAGGTTGGGGGAGATATGACCTCCCTTAACCTGGAGGATTTTATAGGTAATAAGAATAAAAGTCTCACTAATTATCAGAAAGTAGATGACTTTGCGGATTTATTTGCAAAAGACTATGAAAATCTGGTAAATAATGATAAAATAGACCCAAATGAGGAGACTTTGCAGGAGTATCTGGACAGCCTGGTATTAAAAGAATTTGCTCATAAAAAGGACTCCCCTTTCTGGAAGGAACTATTAGAATCGTTAAGCGAAATGACGGTCGTAATTCCCATGATTGAGGCAGCAACGGGTAAAACCCTTATAACAGGAGATTATCTGACGGGTGATGAACAAGCTTTTAAGGTAGTATCAGGGGTAGTAAGCCTGGCGACCTTAGGATATGGCGCTGCAATCGCGAAAGGCGGTGGGGCTTTAGCCAAAATGTTTGCCGCAGATATCCTGGCGGAAGTGGTGTCAGGGTCAACTGTAATCGTTTGTGATAAGGCAGGTGTGCCTTCTACGGTGACGGTTGCTTTGGCGATTCTGTTAGGGTCCACAACGGGAATGATTGCGGATAAAGCATTGCTTAAAAATACACCGTTGCTTAAGAACGGAATTGAGATTGATGATACTGTAAAATACAAAAAGTATTGGGATGATGTTGCTAATGGGAAGTATGATATACCTTACGGTATGACCTCTGAGGAATATGCTCAGTATTTGAAAGGTTTGGATAAGGTTGATAAAGCTATTAAAGGGTCAGAAGATGTAATTAAGGGTGGCTCTGGGTCAGGAAAATTAACTATTATTGATGGTGGTACATATTCACAGAGTGAGATTAATGCAGCACAGTATGTAGCTGATTTAGGTAATGATGTTACATTAAGACCTCCAGTTGGAACAAGAGCAGGTGGTGAAACTTCAGACTTAATTGTTAATGGTGTCAATTATGATGTTTATACACCAGAAACTAGTAATCCATCGGCTATTATCAGAGCAATGACAAAGAAAAACACTCAGACAACAGGAATTGTATTAGATTTATCTAAAACAACAGTAACAGCAGAAGATTTGGGAAATTGCCTTTCAAGAATAAAGGGAGCAATAGAGAAAAATGGGGGAACGTGTAACATTCAAGATATAATAATTATGCCAAAGTGAGGTAAAAATAATGAGTAAAAGTTTTGAAATCTTTCCTACAAATCAATATATACCAACTTATAATGAAGTAATAAATTTATCAAAAAGAATGTTTCAGGAATATATGATGACTCTAAATATAAAAAAGGATTTAGATGTAGTTCTTGAAACATTTAGAATACACGATAATTCTATTATTAATAAAATATATGATAAGGAAAAAATTAATATATCCAAAGAAGAGTATGCAGCATTTTGCGTAAATGAAGAAGGATTCGTTAATCTTTTTTATCATACTTTTAGTGAACTAGATGAACAATTTTGGAATGATGAGATTCAGTATAATGAAAGAGCTAAGAATTATATTAAGGATATTGAATTGTATAAAAAATTAGGGTATTCGTGGCTAATAAAAAAGAATGCAGGTCAACCACCTGTAGTAAATTTATATTTTGGTTATATAGGAATTGCTATTGCTAACTTAACAGAAGGTGTAATTTACTCAGATGATGGAGGATGGGAGTATCAATGTTTTCCAGTAAAGGCAAAAGAATTTAAAGAAAAATATTTAAATATTAGCACTTTGCAAGATAATGAATTGATAGAATATATAAAAAATAATGTTGAGAAATTAAGGAAATAATCTAAAATTAGTCAAAAGAACAGTTAGTAGATGCAAAAATCCACTGACTGTTTTTTCGGCTCTAAATTAAATGTAACCAAATCTGAAAAGAGTTAATTAATTTAATTATGGTTATACTTTAGGACTTTCAACTACCTAAATCCCAGTCTCTTAATTCAATATCATGGCTCTCAAGAAGTGATGTAATCCATGATATGAATTAAGAGACTTTAGCAAAAAAATTGCCATGGGTATACAATCGGATTTCAAAGTGTAAAAGTGAAATTGTTTTAAGAAATCTTTATAATGGATAAAGATAAACTGATTTGCAAAATATCTTACAAAAGAAATTTTGCGGTGTTTCCAGATTTTTTAAATATTGGAAATACCGCCGATTCTTGTGAGTTATTTCAAATCTGCCAGTTGCATCAGCAAGGAAAAGCAGCATTGCATCCCCATACGAAATAGTACTGCCGAGTAGATGGAATTAGTAGTTGTTACTGCATCTACCCATCTTTCTATGATCTTGCACTGTTCTTTTGATAAATTAAGAGTTTCATATTTCTGGTAGAGTTCCGATTCTTCTGCCAAGGCATTCTGATACTCGGGGTCTGCATTTAACTGACTGCGGACATTGTTATCAGACCGTTCTTCCAGATAGGAATATAGCATGTCAAAAATTTTGGTATCTATCATATGGAAGGCCTCCTTTCTGACCACACATGATACTACAAAAGATAAGGGATATCCATTCACAGATAGTACCAAATTTAAGCGGGAAAAACAGGAAATTTAAACAAATCGGTATTCTTATGATATTTATTATGGTTATACTTTAGGATGTCATCAAAATAAAATCTAATAAACCCAACTGCACATATAACCTTTGCCGAAGGCATTCGTGATAAGTGACCGATTACTATGAATCGAGTCAGAATTCTGTAAAGGAATTGATTAGTTAAGGCAAAATTTTGCCTTGGATATACGAAAGAACAAAACTTGATATTAAGTTCCAAAAGTCTAATATAAACGTACTTTTTGTAGCAAAAAAATTTGTTGCGAAAGGTGCGTTTTATTATGCGAATTAAAAAAGTGGATTCAAAATCAATTATTCTCCATGAGGAGACCGAAGTAAAATTCAAAACAGCGGGAAATACGAGAGAAGTTCAGTTTTCTGCAGGAGTTAACAGAAGGTGTCCGATACAGAACATTTCTAAGGACAAATACCTTGATAGAGAAACTGGAGAAATCAAAGAGAGAAAGAAATCGGAGAACCGTTATCAGTCTCCTAAAAGTGTCAGAAAGAGTATCAATAAACTGATGGATTTGATTCGATGTAATGCAACAGACACAAGCTATTGTAAATGGCTTACGCTGACCTATGCTGATGCAATGACAGACCATGAAAAAGTCTATGAAGATGGAAAAATGTTTCTCAGGAGAGGACTTAAGAGAAGAATTAGTTCCTGTGAGCCACAACCGCTGTTCCACCAAGACCTGTGAAAAGATAATAGATACCATCAGAAATGACAAAGTGAAAGAAAATGAACATCAAGAATCCAGAGATGTGGTAACAAAAGGGATTGTTAGTGATTTGCAGCATTATGAAAAGCAGTTACAGGAAGTGGATGCAGAGTTAGAAAAGCTGTATCATTTCCTTGGTTGTACCTTAACCACAATTCCTGGTGTAAATATCACGACAGCAGTGAAAATGCTCGCAGAGATTGGCGATATCAACCGCTTTTCCAATGCATCGAAACTGGCACAGTTTGCAGGTATCGCACCGTTGAAACTGTCGTCGGCAGGAAAAGGTACGGATAAGGCATCCAAACAGGGTAACCGAAGATTACAGGCTACCATGTACTTTTTAGCGGTACAGATGATACAGGTATCGTCTAAGGGAACAGCTAGAAATCCAGCATTTCGAGCATATTATGATGGAAGAATAGCAGAAGGGAAGAATGGTCAGAAGGTCTTGATATGCATATCGAGACGACTGATAAATATCATCTATGGAATGTTAAAAAGTGGTACAGAATATCGAATGCCTGAGGTAAAAGAAAGCAATACTGATTCCGATAAAATGTAAGTAGGAAAAATATAGAATATGTGATAAAATTTTAAGCAGATGTGATACTGCTTGGAAAAGGCGAGTTTTTCAAAGGAGTAGACAATCGGCTTAGATATTTATAAGGATAAAGATTCAAAGTCAAGGGTGGCAGTAAAACTATTAGTGAAATTGATAGGGTTAAAATTAACAATTGGGATTTTACTCCTAGCGATGAACAATATCTCAAATACAAAAAGGTATATGATAATCCACTATATTATGACCAATCAACAGGAGCAATTCATTGGCCTATAAATGATGGATTTAAAGCCGGAACAAAACTTGATGACCAAATGATATCAGAAGGAAAAATTTTCAAAAGATATGGCTCGAATAGTGGAGAATTTCTTGGAAATGCAACTGATTCTTTTGAATCTAGAGCACTTGCACCACATAGTGAAGGAGCTGAAGTGCATTATTATCAGTTGACAGAAGACTATAAAATGACAATGGGAGAGGCTGCTGAATGGTTTGGAAGTGATGGTGGCGCTGAACAATTTGTTAAGTATAAAGCCGATGGAACTAAATATACAATAAAAGAATTAGAAGACATGGGGATATTAGATGACGTTACAGATTTGGTAAATAAAGGAGAGATTAATATTGAATGATATAAATGAATTATTAATAGATAATGGTATAAGTATTCATCATAAAAATAATCAAGATTATTTTTGTAGCATATATAATATTATTCCGCAAGATGATTATGTATTATTAGAATTGGAAAATGAAAGCTATTCGTTATATGAGATTCATAGAGGCCAAAAGATATACAAGATTAAAGATAATGATAAAGAAAAGGCGATTATATTGGGCATAGTACTATATAAAAAAATGAATGACAGTGTGACGGACCGTGAGAAAGTAAGAATAATTAAAAATTTAGTAAGTAAAGGTGATGAAAAATTGGCAATTACTTATTTCGGCGAATTTGATGATAATATTTATTCAATAGGAACTGAAGAAAGAATGAAAATTTCTCTAATAAAAGGACTAAATGGTACAAGTGTTGTTTATGATAAAAAGTATATAGTCGAAGATGTAACATTATGTAGAGCATATGTAGTACTTTACAATTATTGCAAAAATCTTAAGGAGATTTTATCATTTTATCATACTAATAAAGATTTTATTAATGGTAAAAATATAGATGTACAAGAAATGATAAAACTTTATATTTTTTGATTAGTAACATACTAAACAAATATGTTTCTAACAAACACATGTATTACTTTCGGTTGGACAAAAAGTTTTTAAGAGATTCACACAGAAGTAAAGCCTTATGGCGAGGCATTAATGTTAGTTGCGAAGAATATATAGAACTGTATGGGAGTTACAAAGAATAATATAGTTTATAAACAGAGGTTTGATAATATATTAGAAATTGCGGTAGTGGATTTCATATGTTTCATTGGTCCTATGTCAAGATTTAGTACAAATTAAAATGAGAAGTTCTGCATGTTAAGCAGCAGGCAGAGACTTAGCCCTCTCATACAGTTTTTCATATTCGTCTGGAGACAAATAATCACAATGGCTGTGTATTCTGACGGTGTTATAAAAGGCTTCAATATATTCAAAAACAAGCTTATATGCATGGTTGTAGTTATGAATACTAAACCGGTTCAACCATTCTCGTTTGATGAGAGAATGGAAAGATTCAATACAGGCATTGTCGTAAGGATAGCCAGTATGAGAATAACTTCGTTGCATATTTACAGTGGCTTCTCGCCAGGCATTAGAAACATACTGGCTACCACGGTCTGAGTGTATAATCAAAGGAAAATCGGTGTCTCGACAAGCTTTTGCTTTATTGATTGTTTCGATAACGGAACACACTTCCATAGTATCAGAAAGAGTCCAGGCAATAATCTTTCTGGAAAATAAGTCCATAACGCAGTGAGATAGACAAATCCGTCCTGTGTCCAAATATAATTGATATCGGTACACCAGACAGCATTAGGGCGTTCTGGATTAAACTGTTCATCAAGAATGTTGTGAAGTTCATCACTGAAATCAGAGTCTCTGGTTGTAGTGGTCCAAGGTTTAATCCACTGAGCTTTGATACCCATTTCACGCATGTATTTACCTACTGTGCGCTGGGCAATGGTTTCCCCAGATTTGCGAAGTTCCTTGGTGACTTTAGGAGCGCCGTAATTCTGTTTTGAACTATCATAAATCTTCTGGATTTCCTTTTTGACAGCCTCTTTACGTTGCTTGGTGGAAGAGACTTTTCGGTTCAGAAAAGCATGATATCCAGAGCGAGACACGCCTAAAAATTTCAGCATTCCGGAAGTAGAGACTCGGCGTTTTGTAACTTTAGATGCCTCTACCTTGGCAGAAACTTCGGTATAGATAGCTTCTGTCAATCTTTCCCCAGAATGTCGATGACTTTTTTTAACACATCAAGTGCATCCTGAGCGTCACGGAGCTCACGTTTGAGACGAGCGATTTCCTTTTGTTCATCTGATTCGTAGTTACCGGAACCTCTAACGGGAATGTCACCATCATGGTCACGGAACTGAGCCTCCCATTTGGCTAAGGTACTTATACCAATTCCGAGATTCTTGGCACATTCAACCTGTGTAAGATCAGGATGTTCCTTGCGATAGTTGATAGAATCTAACTGAACTGCTTAGTGTGTTGTTTTGATTTTCTTGGCATAATGAGTTCCTCCTCTTGTTATTATACATTATTTCAAGGAATTGTCTCATTTTGTTTTGTACTAATTAGATGCTAACATCAGTTGGAAAACCAGATACATCGTATGGAAAGATCACATATATATTAGACGATACTGATAGCATTAAGATACCATCGGATATCCCTACACCAAATAATGCACCTTATACTGGGCGAGGTTTTACCGGTAGTAAAAATAATATATTACCAGAACTTACACAGAATCAGAGAACTTTTGGAGATGGTGATATTTTAGGAATATATGATAGTAGCACTGGTACACTAACGCAACAGTTTGTTTATGATTCTGATTTAGGCTGGCTATTAAAATGATTTGGAGGAAAAATATGAGTAATATATATTGCGACTATAAAAACAATAGGTATAAAGCAAAGTTACGTAACGAAAATATTTTGATTACTGCCAAAGAAAAGCAAGATGGATTTAGAAATTATGTTGATGTATTGGGAAATGAACATGCTAATTTGTTCATGAAAGAAGTAAATTTGGATGAGGTTGATTTTCTATATGAAGAATGCATATCAATAAATTATAAAGGTAATTTCTTTCAGTTATTTGCAGGGGAAATAAACAAAAGTTTTATACTAAACAATTTGTTTGTGATTTGGACTTCTTCAGAAGAAATTGCTCAACAATTTGGATTTGAAAAAAAAGAGCAATTAGTATTTACAAAAAATATTACTAGAGAAGAAATTGAATCAGTTAAGATTGAAAAAAAGCCAATTGCTATTTTTAAGGGGGAGCCAAAAAAAGAAGTGATTTTGGAACATGATTATTTGGAAAAATGGTTTGCTACTTTAGCTTAGTTATGGCTATACTTTAGTACATAACTCAGGGTCAACTGTAATCGTTTGTGATAAGGCAGGAGTGCCTTCAACGGTTACGGTTGCTTTGGCGATTCTGTTAGGGTCCACAACGGGAATGATTGCGGATAAAGCATTGCTTAAGAATGGAATTAAGGTTACAGGGCTAGATGAGGTTGATAATGCAATTAAGGGTGGCTTAAAATCTGGATTAACGCAGTCTCAAATTGATGATATTGTAAATATTCCAAAGGGTAGTAGACCAGAACCATCAACATATTTGAGCCAAAATTATATTGATACTCATTTAGCACAATTCTATGATGGAGTATCTGTTATTCAAACAGATTGGGCATATAGTCGATACTCTGAAACTAATGGATTTGTGGGAGTTCCAGATGATAATACATTATTTGTTATGCCAAAGAATTATTGTGATGATGTGATTTCAAGAGCTAATGGAAATATTTCTATAATAGAAAAAGAATTAGGATTTCCAGATGGGTATTTCAGTGATGGCGGAGGTCTTATAAGAATTGATGCAGATAATGTTTCTGGGTTAAATATTCGCATTCCTAGTGGAAATGAAACAGGTGCTAACAAATTGTGGATACCTGGGGGAATACATCTGGTGGAGTACCAGAAGCAATTACAGATACTATACCACTTATAGATAAGACAGTTACAAGAATAGAAGTTAAATAAAGGAGAATAAGAATGGATTATAATTTGCTAATACATAGTGCGATAGAAAAGAATGAAGTGATAAAATTAATTCGTGGAGAACAAGAATATGAAATTGTAGTTTCAGAGTTTACATCAGATATTTTTCCAACAGATATAAATTCAGTACTTATGAATTGTTTTTATAAGCAAAAAGAATATATTGATAATATAGAAATAATATTTAAGAATACTTTGGACAAATTACTTAGTGGTAATGCCAGTGATGTTTATATTGCAATATTGTATTTTGATGCGTGTATTTATCAGGAAGAAAGAGGCAAAGCAACTTTTTGGATAAATAAAGAAGAAGTTGGGGAAAAAATTAAAAAGTCAATTAGTGTAAATCAGAAGGAACTAGAAAATAGCATTGAGTTTTGTAATGGAATGAAAAAAAATAATCCATGGAAAAATATTGAAAATTTTAATCAATATTATCAAAAAAAATATAAGATTAGTATA from Anaerocolumna sp. AGMB13020 encodes the following:
- a CDS encoding DDE-type integrase/transposase/recombinase; translated protein: MDLFSRKIIAWTLSDTMEVCSVIETINKAKACRDTDFPLIIHSDRGSQYVSNAWREATVNMQRSYSHTGYPYDNACIESFHSLIKREWLNRFSIHNYNHAYKLVFEYIEAFYNTVRIHSHCDYLSPDEYEKLYERAKSLPAA
- a CDS encoding TNT domain-containing protein, whose product is MISEGKIFKRYGSNSGEFLGNATDSFESRALAPHSEGAEVHYYQLTEDYKMTMGEAAEWFGSDGGAEQFVKYKADGTKYTIKELEDMGILDDVTDLVNKGEINIE
- a CDS encoding transposase; the encoded protein is MEKCFSGEDLREELVPVSHNRCSTKTCEKIIDTIRNDKVKENEHQESRDVVTKGIVSDLQHYEKQLQEVDAELEKLYHFLGCTLTTIPGVNITTAVKMLAEIGDINRFSNASKLAQFAGIAPLKLSSAGKGTDKASKQGNRRLQATMYFLAVQMIQVSSKGTARNPAFRAYYDGRIAEGKNGQKVLICISRRLINIIYGMLKSGTEYRMPEVKESNTDSDKM
- a CDS encoding IS3 family transposase; translation: MTEAIYTEVSAKVEASKVTKRRVSTSGMLKFLGVSRSGYHAFLNRKVSSTKQRKEAVKKEIQKIYDSSKQNYGAPKVTKELRKSGETIAQRTVGKYMREMGIKAQWIKPWTTTTRDSDFSDELHNILDEQFNPERPNAVWCTDINYIWTQDGFVYLTALWTYFPERLLPGLFLILWKCVPLSKQSIKQKLVETPIFL
- a CDS encoding DUF5081 family protein, giving the protein MLFKEEELICFNSVLDGKRIFGTNFSAPKEISKEYIEKTLSQLAENKFLDENKKPTESFCLAVKVLEEYKESQRYLIMNQMNIAFAKDKKNIICLGKTDKGYEMTVLKKELFLYEYMRNIPFLAEEDSKERIAAKTEFEEWYQDLESPELRNITFLQEFEQNKSGGTYILYQKENQGYLYEPASKQMKRGGSLQFRQLLLKLFQINSKEGVYNGC